The DNA segment GAAGTAGGTATTAACTACAGAAAGtggtgcgcagcctggaagtgttatctctaatactaaaatttcgcattcaggagacgtattctgatatgaaatttttgctctatgacaaattttagatgaaatgaacgaagccaaccctccacctcgggaaggcctatccaatcgaaagcaacgatagtttcttaagtgaaaatcttgaccagctgttaaccatgtctcttgcaacagtataataccaggagtatgttgggtaattagatataataaatcagtagtagcagaaagtattgaccggcaattccattggagtaccctaaggcaccctatgttgacgaaagCTGAGCAGCAGCCACTGCTTGCTCCAAAATGCTCTCTTTCAGAAAGTCTGTCCAATTAAGCGAATTTTTGGCACACctttttgttttggagttagtaggagaattaggcagtttgtaagtaggagatctggtgcgtttgtGAGTCGGAGGGTCCATGGGTACATCCTGATTGTCTAGCGACTCTGATTCCGAGTGAACTTCTTAATGaaattgttgtgaacttgaaTCCCGCGCTAAATCTGTGCTCGTGGAGGGGAGTGATTTCGGCAATTGTGATTTAGGAGACTGAGAAAGAGTGGAGATCTGATTTTGGACATTACATTTTGTTATAATCTGAGATATCTCTGAGAATTGCGTAGACAGTACTTGCGCCAATGAGCCTGTCAGATTTCCTAGAagcttttctattgctttttcaacagctttcTCTATTACGTTTGTGATCGTCTGGGGAAAAAGATGGGTCCATACTGAGTGAGTGGCGGGCTGTAACTCGAGCATATCCCTGCGTTCTGCTCTGAATTTCAGCAAGAGCTTCACGAtgagagcaacgtctcctttcaattaTTTCAACCACTGTATTATGCGAGGTTTATAGTATTATTTTGGAGTGTCCTATATGAACTAAACAAGGAGCTTTATTTACGTTTGGTTAAAATTGGCCGCGCAGGTTATGGGTAATGTGCAGGCGAAGTGGAAAGTGTGTTGTCTAATTACGGCGTTAGCGGCAAATTACGAACGCAAGCAATCTGCAATGCGAGAAGTGTCTTTAATGAACGACGCAGAATTTATTCTGCTGCCATGGGGAGAATTATAAACGCCACCCCAATAAAATGCAGTGAAGATAGGAGGTAATACTATGGCACATACGTACTAATTGAAATGAGTTAGGATTGAATACAGCAATTGTATGAAATTTTTTAATAATATGCTCGAAAGCCTTGAAGAGGGACAAGGTTTCAAACGGGCATGTTATATGTGAGCAACGTTTTCATGTGTGTTGTTTATTTAAAGCAGCTGAGATTCCAAATACAGCTACTTGAAGAAAACCGCCTCACTTGAAACTGGGCTATGTATCTGCAATGTAGCAAAGGTCTGATGATTTTTCGTTCTGGAAATGCAACTATGAAGACCTCTTCCTCAAGAGCTAGCTTAGGTGAAATTCCgcagtttttgttttgttgtttttatgGAAAGAAAACTAATTTATTAAAACAACAACCTCGCGACGATTTGTTGCCACCGCGTGCGTTAGGTGAACCCGCGGTGTTGCagaagaggaaaaagaagaagactGTTTCTGCTTGGCGGCTTCTTGCTCTGAGATCTCTTCCGAAGAGCGGTAGACCGTGAGTAAGACGACGAGATTTTCGTTGAAACTCTATCAGTGGAGTGTTCAAAACTATGCATTCTCAGAAGACTTTAACTGACCATGTCCAAATATCTGTATACAAATCTATCTTATCTATGCCGTCTTCCACTCATCATTGGTTGCGCTTGGTTATTGCGATACACAGAGTTCGTCATCGTGAACTTATCTGTCTCCACTATTATACAAAAGGCTCGAGTGTCTAGAAAGTGCCAATAAAAAGTCCATTAATTATTGCTAACTGGTATTCTGAACCTGATCTTATTAGCAGTAGACTACGCCCGCCTCGTCTTGTATCTCCTCTGCAAGAATACCACCTTCGCTAGACTCATAagcattaaaaagaagaaaaaaattttaatCGGCATGTTAAAAAAAACACCGTGTGCCTATGCTAGAAATTATCTCGTTATCACTTCAACTAACATTCCGCCACCACTGTCTTCATTTGCTTTCGCACGGCATGTCTTGACTGTCTTCATTTGCTTTCGCACGGCATGTCTTGAGAAGGTGTATTGTGAAGAACAGCAGGTATATCAATTACTCGTCCTACATTTGCGACACTCGAGCATCTTCTATTTCGCTAAGCGTAAGGCGTCGCTTGCTAAAACTGCATGCAACGTTACATATGCGTAAGGACTGATTTCTGGGGTGTTAGGTGCCTAAACCACGATTTGaatgtgaggcacgccgtaggggggagggggggatgactccggattattttgaccaccatgGGATCTTTAAggcgcacccaatgcacggaacacgggcgttttggcatttcgcccccatcgaaatgacctcgtgcttagcagcgcaacaccgcaccgtagccgctaagcctCCGCGGCGTGTACATGTACGTAACGAAATGCAACGAAAACTTGTAATGCTACTATCTCTCATATCTTCGCATGCAACCGAACAAACCACTTGCCTTACGTCGTTATTGCTGTGTAGAGGGAGGAAGTCATTACTGCACAGATGGTGCACAGACGCTGTGgtcgcgccacgcatgacacAAACGGAGCtaaattttttctctctcttgcggTAATAGTGACCACACTCGACAGTATATTTGTCGATCCGAGAGGGAGTGGTCGCATTTGAGAGAACTCTCTGCCATATAGTTGGTATAATTCATCAAACTGAAAGCTGTGCTCATTAGTGTACAGAACTCTGTGAAGTGTGCAATTTGATGATTACTCGGCTATAGCACCCCCGCGTTTGTCAGGTAGGATCCAGAATTTTTGTGAATGGACTCGGGCAGAAGGACAGAGGGATAACAATCTGCGCCCACAATATTTGATCACAGCGAGCCCAGTACGAATAGGTCTAACCCTGCACGATTGCAAGGGTGGATCCTCCCCTCTTGGCTGTATCACAAGTTAAGCATATAAGCTttgtaatgcgtgaataaatgacCCTTGTCGATTTGTTCACTTCATTTCTGTAGAATAGTGTCCATACACCCTGAACAGCACGCACAAGATGTTTTACTTACCCCTTTGTTCGGCTGCATTCCGGATTCAACCTACACAATGTTTTTGAGTCGAACTCTCTAAGTTTACTTTCTCTAAACTCGGTTAGTAAACACCTTCAATCAATAAACACCCCCCTTCGGCTGCGTCCTCAATTTAACCTACACAATTTAGGGGGTGTTCAACTCTCTACAAGATTACTTCCTCTAAACACGCCCAAAGCGCTTGACATTTCTCTCCTTATCTCCCATTGAATGACGCAGATCGATGCCGAGAAAACCAGCGCCTATTTCGCCCGTTTTCTACGTCTCCGGGCCGACTTCACCTTTTACTCACACGAGCCGCGCCACCTCTGCGAGCGCCACCACACCTTGCGTACGTTAAACAACGAAATGTGACATTTCTATTAGCGTAGATTGCTAAGATAGAGGAAATTTGTTGCGTGACATAGCAATGCATCATAGACAGCTACCAGCCGTTCGCGCTCCAGTAGGAGTGATCGATCATTGACGGGAAAACGGCAGAACGGCAAGctgacgggggagggggggggggcgtgtgtGGCGTGTGTGGCGTGTGTGCCTTCATGTGTGGCGTTACACGCCACACATGAAGGCAGCGCCATCCATAAATGAACGAGCTGTTGACTCCGAGATCGAACCTGTGGGGCACGCCGGTGGGATCTCGGTTGCCACAGGACGGGAAAGGCATGCGGCGAACTTAACTCGGAAAGGGCAAGTTGAATGCCAAGTACCACGCAACTAGCGACGCAACAAAagtttaatgaatgctaattaAATCATAACTTTTACGTTTTTGCGTAGTCGTTGAATGGTAGTTGACTAAGGAAAATGTAGGAAAATATAAAATAGAACACGAGATGATGTGTAAAGCTGAAAAGCGGCGATTAATCTAGCGCTAGCTTTCCTGTCACTCGCTAGATGTGCAGGAGTAAAAAAGAACTAACCGAAGCCGACATTACAATATAACACAAAGGAGAAACAAAATGAGACAACGGGGTGTAGTTACTGTTAAATTGTTGGTGTTTCATTGTGAAACGAAATAACCAACTTGCGCTTACTGTGATAATCGTAATCGCAATTTTTTGCGCATTATTTACTTGCTGTCTGCCTGTGTACGTTATTCGTCAGTTTTGTGCTTTGTAGAGTTTTCCTATACCCAAATGTTTTGGTCTTTTTTTCTCTGTTGACTTTTCACTCCACAACAGGGCCTGATTTCTTCGCATCTTCGATCGACCCCTTCAGTGCTTCGCATTGCCGCCGCAGTGGCAGCCACCACAGCGATTCTGCTGGGCGCATGCGTCCTGGTACTCGTCGGTGTTCTAGACTTCTGGGGACACTGGGACAGCATGCTGTGCACCACGACGGCCTGCAGCGAGTTCGCCAAGCTCATCGCCGACAGTGTAGACCAGTCCGTCGATCCCTGTAGCGACTTCGACGCGTACGTCTGCAGTCGCTGGCGAACGACGCGAACGTACTCGGTGAACGCAGAGCTGGTCATGCATGCGGTAGACGTCATGACCAAGGTCGTCAGCAAGGACACAGGACCGGACAAAACCGTACAGACGAACCTCGACAAGGCCGGGCGCTTCTACCACTCCTGTGACGTGGTCTGGCGCGGCGAACGCGATGAGCTGCCCGTGATTCGCGACTACTTAATGCGTGCGGGTATCGTGTGGCCTCGGAGATCGGCGACGCCTAACGTTGCGCGTACGCTATTGAGCATGAGCATCCTGCTAAACTGGCCAGTAGTGGTTACCATGTCTGTGTCCAAGCAGACTATGTGGATCAGCGTGCCCTACTCCTTCTTCGTGGCTGCGGAAGAAAAAGGCAGACTACACAACGATGAAATGCGGAAACGAAGCTTCGAGTTACTCAAAACGCACTTCTCCGAAGGCCACGATGAAGAGGCTGTCACATTCAAGGACACCACTGAATTGGAGGAGGACTTCTTTCATCCCCTGGCAGACGCCCGGAAGCACACTGGTCGACAACCGGTGAATAATACAGATGAAGACAGATGGAATTACTTGCTCCCGGAATTCAACCTGACCGCGGTGAGCAGATTCCAGAGCGACAGCGTCGATTACGTGACGACGTTCTTCGACCTGTGGAGCCAGTCAGGTGAAGCGAGAACTCACCTTTTCGTCTCCTGGATGGCAGCGCGGTACGTCAGTACATTCTCCAACCACGTGCTCATCTCCAACTTCCACGGCACAACAAATTACGAAACGATCAAATACAAGCAGGTGCGGTGGTGCTTCTCACTCGTCTACAATTTCATCGGAGACTTGCTGTTCGCTCCGTACAATGCTCAAGTTCTTCTCCCCGACGTACGCCTGGACGTGGAACGCATTGTCCTCGCAATCAGAAACGCGTTCGCGGCGCGCCTCGCAGCAACGAGAACATCCAAGGCGACAAAAAACTACACGGAGTTCCAGTGGTCCTCTCTCCATACCGTGATGGCCGTTTTGAAACAAGCCGCACCTGAGAGCGACAACGCCAGTGCTCTTGCTGACATGCTCCTTCCCGATATGCACGAATCGCTGGCGAGAAACTGGCAGGCCGCGTGGAAATACTGGTCATCGGGAATCGGAGGCCACGTTCCGCGTGTGCTGGGATCCTTGGCCGCGATGCACTTCGCGCTGTTCGAATATTGGCGCGGCGACTTTGTCCTCATCCCCTACGCCCTCTCCTTCCCGCTGTACGACGTCAATTTCGTGGACGCCGTGAAATTCGGCGCACTCGGCGGAGTCGTGGCCAGAGCTTCGGCCGGACTGGCCCTTTCGCACTACTTTCGCGACAGCAATTCAACCCGCGAAGCTTTGAACGAAGCGCTGAGGTGTACCAACAGCTCTTACCGTGAAGGTGCGTGGGATACGCTGAAGGACGTAGCGGCTTTGAACGTTCTGGCGGACACGTACGAAGCGCACGGCTCGCGCTACACCCTGGCTGGCGTGAGGGGCTTCACGGCGACACAGCTGCTTTTCGTCTCCTGGTGCTTCGCGAAGTGCCGCGGATACTCGGAACCCCTATCCGACAAATGCAGCGCCGCCCTTCGCCATGTGTCGACTTTCAGCTCGGCTTTCGGGTGCTCGTCAGGCACCCCGCTAAATCCGGTGAAAAAGTGCGTCGTCTTGTAACTGACCAGCTTGCGCTTTGCACCGAACAGGACGTGTGTGCTGTAATTTAGACGCAACATCGCTACGAATGTCGTGTATTTATGTACAATAATTTTATTTATGTCGGTAGGTAGGTTTTAGTGGATACGAGTTTGTGTCAAAATACACAATCGCTACTTGAAACCTCCTATGGTGCTCGTCTACGGCAATAGGCTTCACTTTCTGATGTTTTCATCAATGCCTCTGACTTATTGGCACCACGGTCACGCATTTCTTGTATCGAGCGATATGCTGGCCTACGAGGCTTAAGCACTGTGTATATTTTTTTGTTTAGAATGAACGCTAGCTACGCCATTTTATGTGTTGCAAACTACTGATTCCTTCATTTTCTTCTGAAACCAGAATTGTGCAACAACGCTGCTGTTATCAATGCCATAACCGGTGTGAATCACCAAGGCGCCTACTTTTATTTCTCTCCATGAACGACCCGCTAATCCTTTCCCAAGAAACAGACATCTGTGTGTTCGTGTCATATATATATCGCCACACTGCCGGGAAGCTCACGGACCAGTACCACGAAACATAGGCTCGTCTGTTTAACACCCTTGTTTAACTGCACTTTTGAGCAATGGGAGGCCATCCACTGCAGCGATGAGCCTGACCCGCTGCAATGGCTCGTCGGTCGGGCCCTGGCAGCGGAGGAAACCAGAGGGTGGTCGGACCAGGCTGCCACCCATCCGTCTCGTATTTTCATCTCGCGTAAAAATGTTTTCAATGAATCACTTGCCACGAGTAGCCAAGCTCTCCAAAGTAGCAAATGAAGTGACGAAGCTGATAAACGCGAAGAAAGAGACATTTGGAATTATAGCATCGGAAAGATTGAGCAAGCAATAAAATTCCGGCAGAGCCCATGTGGCGATGATCGACGAAGTTGATGCAATTACCCTTAAAACATCTAAGGGATTAGCGTGTGTCGAAATTCCTGAATTCTGTGCAGCCttcatcattctttttttcagaaATGTGATATGTCGCTACATTGTTCGAGTAGTAATCGTATTACCGTCGGCAGTTACcctgagatgagttctgccgtaatttctttcttctgttgCCTACGTCATCACCACGTCTCTTTAGGTCAACGCTCCTCGCTCATTTAACGCTCTGGTTTCATGGCTTTTACTTCACTTCTCTCTCCATAATCAGCTGCTTTTGGTATCGTCGTTTTAACTTCACTGTAGTAACTTTTTAAATGTGCAAACATTTCTACGGTTACCCAACGTGAAAACTGTCTGAGCGTCCATCCGTCCTttgcgtaagacgatcgcttttcAATATTCTAATGAAAAGTACTACTCCTCTTGCCTCTTCTTCTGCTTCTCTATGTTAGCACTTACCAATGACACGTGTTCATTTACTGTATCTAGTGTCACACGCCTAGTTCCGCAGAACCAAAGACCAAGTTGTCCATTCGGTCACATACTCAATTGGCCAAATTGGCTTGAAAAACGTTAGATAGAGGTGGTCATACTGAAAAACTACGTCAAGCTTCCAAACATTGCTAATTGCATTAAATGGGGGCAGCATAAAATCAGGGAGAAGGAAACATTGCATACGCAAAATAAAAATGTATGCACTGCAAAATAAGCAGGGCATGAAATCAGTAATTCTGGTGCTATAGCAAAGACAGCAGATAACTTCTATACTAACATATATCGAGCAGCCACTTAACCTTGACTGGAAGTGGTGACTGAAGTTGCACGTGGAAGCAGAGATgggtcgcgactgcacacccctcagatcaTATTCGTAGAGGCACAGCTAAGATCCCTCAATGTGCAAATTAAACGTAATCACCCAAAAA comes from the Dermacentor silvarum isolate Dsil-2018 chromosome 9, BIME_Dsil_1.4, whole genome shotgun sequence genome and includes:
- the LOC119463465 gene encoding endothelin-converting enzyme 1 — its product is MLCTTTACSEFAKLIADSVDQSVDPCSDFDAYVCSRWRTTRTYSVNAELVMHAVDVMTKVVSKDTGPDKTVQTNLDKAGRFYHSCDVVWRGERDELPVIRDYLMRAGIVWPRRSATPNVARTLLSMSILLNWPVVVTMSVSKQTMWISVPYSFFVAAEEKGRLHNDEMRKRSFELLKTHFSEGHDEEAVTFKDTTELEEDFFHPLADARKHTGRQPVNNTDEDRWNYLLPEFNLTAVSRFQSDSVDYVTTFFDLWSQSGEARTHLFVSWMAARYVSTFSNHVLISNFHGTTNYETIKYKQVRWCFSLVYNFIGDLLFAPYNAQVLLPDVRLDVERIVLAIRNAFAARLAATRTSKATKNYTEFQWSSLHTVMAVLKQAAPESDNASALADMLLPDMHESLARNWQAAWKYWSSGIGGHVPRVLGSLAAMHFALFEYWRGDFVLIPYALSFPLYDVNFVDAVKFGALGGVVARASAGLALSHYFRDSNSTREALNEALRCTNSSYREGAWDTLKDVAALNVLADTYEAHGSRYTLAGVRGFTATQLLFVSWCFAKCRGYSEPLSDKCSAALRHVSTFSSAFGCSSGTPLNPVKKCVVL